In the Aristaeella hokkaidonensis genome, TGATATATCCTTCAGACATGTTGCTACAGTCAATGGTCATTTTGCCGTCTTTCTTAACGGTTTGTCCGGTTGCTTCTGGAAGATTCAGCCCGCATGCGGCAACAATCACGGCCGCACAAACCACAAGAACCAGCGCTGCGCAAATAATGAAGCGCGTCTTGCCCATTCTTGCGATCATAGCTATTTCCTCCCCTGTTGACCATATGTAAACCCAATATAGTCAGTTTAGCACAACTATATACCTTTTGCAATAAATATAAACGCCTGCACAAACAAAAATCCCGCAGCCTTACGGCTGCGGGATCGGATAACCGGATTACTTGTTCACAGCGTCCTTCAGAGCTTTGCCGGCCTTGAAAGCGGGAGCCTTGCAAGCAGCGATCTTCACGGAAGCGCCGGTGCGGGGATTGCGGGCAACACGGGCAGGACGGTTCTTGGCTTCGAAGGTGCCAAATCCGATCAGCTGCACTTTCTCACCCTTAGCCATGCTCTCAGCGATCACGTCCAGAACGGCGTTCAGAGCGGCTTC is a window encoding:
- a CDS encoding HU family DNA-binding protein yields the protein MNKGELIAALAAKTEMTKKDSEAALNAVLDVIAESMAKGEKVQLIGFGTFEAKNRPARVARNPRTGASVKIAACKAPAFKAGKALKDAVNK